A single window of Thalassomonas viridans DNA harbors:
- a CDS encoding peptidase domain-containing ABC transporter — MENIKDKLRFSNKKVLPVILQSEAAECGLASVCMIANYYGHKVDLFSVRRKYPISLKGATLKQLVNIASQLHMTGRPIKVELENLDKLKAPVILHWDLNHFVVLKKVKRNGIVIHDPAKGEVFLTMEAVSKSFTGIALEVRPTEGFKQKDEELRLGFGVLWRSVTGLKRSLSQIIILSFVLQLLALLAPYFIQLVVDNVVITDDRSFLLVLGIGFSLLMLLKVATQAFRSWIIVYLRTTLGIQLVSNLFRHMLRLPMDWFGKRFIGDVISRFNSLDYIKQLLSGGFVEGIIDGIMAVITLVMMFVFAPLLAMITVVAISLYTLSRVLSFGPIRNHTKEKLQLRAVADGLFYESVRSVQPVKIFSGEAIRQSKMENANADWMNADIKLGRLTIAYTTIKELMLGMEYVLLIWLGAYLVLDDKMTVGILFAFLAYRQQFTTSAQTLLEKVFEWRMMGLHLSRIADIALEDEEKGLETDYPELEQVQGKIELKNISYRYNENEPYIFENLSLTIEAGESVALIAPSGFGKTTLMKIIMGLLKPTSGSVLLDGKDIYKIGLTNYRQLTSAVMQGDDLLSGSIGDNISFFAIEQDMQRLEKAAKDAVIFDDINAMPMGFHSLAGDMGSTLSGGQVQRVLIARALYKDPKILFLDEASSALDVDTEQKINEVIKNMGITRIVIAHREATINMADRIIDLTNLGDPAPVTPTPDKSQPSKTPATLKVVK; from the coding sequence ATGGAAAACATAAAAGATAAACTAAGATTCTCCAATAAAAAGGTACTTCCGGTTATCCTGCAAAGTGAAGCGGCCGAGTGCGGGCTGGCGTCTGTTTGTATGATTGCCAACTATTACGGCCATAAAGTTGATCTGTTCAGTGTTCGTCGTAAATACCCTATCAGTTTGAAAGGCGCAACCTTAAAGCAGCTGGTGAATATTGCCTCCCAACTGCATATGACAGGGCGTCCGATAAAAGTTGAGCTGGAAAATTTAGATAAGCTAAAAGCTCCGGTTATTTTGCACTGGGATCTTAATCACTTTGTCGTACTAAAGAAGGTAAAACGCAACGGCATAGTGATCCATGACCCTGCCAAAGGTGAAGTTTTTCTTACCATGGAGGCTGTGTCTAAATCCTTTACCGGGATTGCTTTGGAGGTCAGGCCGACAGAGGGCTTCAAACAAAAGGATGAAGAGTTAAGGCTGGGCTTTGGCGTGTTATGGCGCAGCGTAACCGGCTTAAAACGCAGCCTGTCACAAATCATTATTCTCTCCTTTGTGCTGCAGCTTCTGGCCTTGCTGGCTCCTTATTTTATTCAGCTGGTGGTCGATAATGTGGTGATCACAGATGACAGGTCGTTCTTGTTGGTGCTGGGGATAGGTTTTTCGTTATTAATGCTGCTAAAAGTTGCAACCCAGGCGTTCCGTTCCTGGATTATTGTTTACCTGAGAACCACGTTGGGTATTCAGCTGGTTTCTAATTTGTTTCGCCATATGCTGCGCCTTCCTATGGACTGGTTCGGCAAGCGCTTTATCGGCGATGTTATTTCGCGCTTTAACTCCCTTGATTATATTAAACAGCTGTTAAGCGGCGGTTTTGTAGAAGGAATAATCGACGGAATTATGGCGGTTATTACCTTGGTCATGATGTTTGTTTTTGCCCCCTTGCTGGCCATGATAACTGTCGTTGCCATTAGTCTTTATACCTTATCTCGGGTGCTTTCATTCGGGCCGATACGAAACCATACCAAAGAAAAACTGCAACTGAGGGCCGTTGCCGACGGCTTGTTTTACGAGTCGGTGCGCTCGGTACAACCGGTTAAAATTTTCAGCGGCGAGGCCATACGCCAGTCAAAAATGGAAAACGCCAATGCCGACTGGATGAATGCCGATATCAAGCTTGGCAGACTCACCATAGCCTATACCACGATAAAAGAGCTGATGCTGGGCATGGAGTATGTGCTGCTTATCTGGCTGGGGGCTTACCTGGTGCTGGACGATAAAATGACCGTGGGTATTTTATTTGCTTTTCTGGCCTACCGGCAGCAATTTACTACCAGTGCCCAGACCCTGTTGGAGAAAGTGTTTGAATGGCGCATGATGGGCCTGCACCTAAGCCGCATTGCCGATATCGCCCTGGAAGATGAAGAAAAGGGGCTGGAAACCGATTATCCGGAATTGGAACAGGTGCAGGGCAAAATTGAACTAAAAAATATTTCATACCGCTACAACGAAAACGAGCCGTATATTTTTGAAAATCTGTCACTGACCATAGAGGCCGGGGAAAGTGTTGCATTGATCGCCCCGTCCGGTTTCGGTAAAACCACCCTAATGAAAATCATCATGGGCTTGCTTAAGCCAACATCCGGCAGCGTATTACTCGACGGTAAAGATATTTATAAAATTGGCCTAACCAACTACCGCCAGCTTACCTCTGCGGTTATGCAGGGGGACGATTTACTGTCGGGCTCTATAGGTGACAATATCAGCTTTTTTGCCATAGAGCAGGATATGCAGCGCCTGGAAAAAGCCGCTAAAGATGCCGTTATCTTTGATGATATTAACGCTATGCCCATGGGCTTTCATTCGCTGGCGGGGGATATGGGCAGCACCCTTTCCGGCGGGCAGGTACAACGGGTGCTTATTGCCCGGGCCCTGTATAAAGATCCGAAAATTTTATTTTTAGATGAAGCCAGCAGCGCCCTTGACGTGGATACCGAGCAAAAGATCAATGAGGTGATTAAAAATATGGGCATAACTCGCATAGTGATCGCCCACAGGGAGGCAACGATCAATATGGCCGACAGGATCATAGATTTAACCAATTTAGGGGATCCTGCGCCGGTTACGCCGACCCCGGACAAGTCCCAGCCAAGTAAAACGCCTGCAACATTGAAGGTGGTAAAATGA
- a CDS encoding HlyD family efflux transporter periplasmic adaptor subunit, with translation MAAKKRQLFRKEVIEAMTARHGDVVLIRPVSFTIITGFILILITIALAFFSLGQYTHSLPVKGVLKSKGGDTKVMAYQPGVIEEIYIREGDKVAQGDPLYRVRTERDGQGGTVNEKLISSIRGSIKLTEEKIDYQTKLNALELEDLARSAKSYTSKAQQRADEIEIKNDYLTLLKSELSILAKLKKAQQATQLEYNAKYAQVLEARLAIKSLTRERLNLLEQADTAEKNIRNTKLQGQSMVVGYQQTLENLQRELAQKEADRFYMITAPKAGVVANIYYHQGNFVEVNKPLMMLLPQDKELVAEVYITAGAIGQIEEGQSINMRYHAFPYQKFGMFKGKIASISKTLIDPYQAKVESLVEGPSYRATVTLEQQHITLNEKSVALQTGMLLDADVIGDSRSILGWIFEPILSSIEHS, from the coding sequence ATGGCAGCAAAGAAACGTCAACTTTTTAGGAAAGAAGTTATTGAGGCTATGACGGCCAGGCACGGAGATGTTGTCCTCATTCGTCCCGTCAGTTTCACTATTATCACAGGTTTTATCCTAATCCTCATCACTATTGCCCTGGCCTTTTTTTCGTTGGGGCAATATACCCATTCGCTTCCTGTCAAAGGGGTGCTGAAAAGCAAAGGCGGCGACACTAAAGTTATGGCCTATCAGCCCGGCGTGATCGAAGAAATCTATATCCGGGAAGGAGATAAGGTTGCACAGGGCGACCCCTTATATAGGGTAAGAACCGAAAGAGACGGCCAAGGGGGCACGGTTAATGAGAAGCTGATAAGCAGTATCCGGGGTAGTATTAAATTAACAGAAGAAAAAATCGATTACCAAACCAAGCTGAATGCGCTTGAATTAGAGGATCTTGCCCGCTCTGCAAAAAGCTATACCAGCAAAGCCCAGCAAAGAGCAGATGAAATAGAAATCAAGAATGATTACTTAACCTTGCTCAAATCTGAACTTTCCATTCTCGCCAAACTGAAAAAAGCGCAGCAGGCCACACAATTGGAGTATAACGCCAAATATGCCCAGGTATTGGAAGCCAGATTAGCGATTAAATCACTGACGCGCGAACGGCTGAATTTACTGGAACAGGCCGATACCGCAGAGAAAAATATCAGGAACACAAAACTACAGGGCCAGTCTATGGTGGTGGGCTACCAGCAAACACTGGAGAACCTGCAACGTGAGCTGGCGCAAAAAGAGGCGGACAGATTTTATATGATCACCGCCCCTAAAGCCGGGGTGGTGGCCAATATCTATTACCACCAGGGGAATTTTGTGGAAGTGAATAAGCCTCTGATGATGTTATTGCCTCAAGACAAAGAGCTGGTTGCCGAAGTGTATATTACCGCCGGCGCCATAGGGCAGATTGAAGAAGGGCAGAGTATCAATATGCGTTACCATGCCTTCCCTTATCAAAAATTTGGCATGTTTAAAGGCAAGATAGCCAGCATTTCAAAAACCCTGATCGATCCTTACCAGGCAAAGGTCGAGTCCCTGGTCGAAGGTCCGTCATACCGGGCAACCGTTACTCTGGAACAACAACATATTACCTTGAATGAGAAGTCGGTTGCATTGCAAACGGGCATGCTACTTGACGCGGATGTGATAGGGGATAGTCGCAGCATCTTGGGCTGGATCTTCGAGCCTATCTTATCTTCTATCGAACACAGTTAG